The genomic stretch TTCTGCGCCCATTGTAGATTTTTCCTTAGAAGTCAATTAAAGTATTTTATTTTCGCAATATCAATTGTTCTATTTCTTTGCTTAGTTTTTGGGCGATTAGTTGATGTCCTAATTTTGAAGGATGAACCTGGTCTAAGAAGTAATTGTGTATTTTATCTTCTCCAGCTTGATAGACATCATAAAGTTTAATATATGGTTTAATTGGGTTATTTCTTTCATAACGGTTTAGATTATCATTTATATACCAACAGTATTCAATAAAAATTACACGGCTGTTATTCTTTAAACACATTTCTTTTATTTCCTGTAGATTTTTTAAAAAGTCTGATCGAGATACTCTTATTTTAGTATAATTTCTTTCTGCAGGGTTGTTAAAACTTTTATCCACTATTTTTCTAAAGTAATTTAAATTGATATTTCTCACTAAACGATAAAATTTTAGATTATTATAGAGAAAATTATGAATTTTGGTTATCTTTAAATTTTTATTATTTCTGGTATAAAATTCTTTATCACTATAAAAAGGGG from Candidatus Kaelpia aquatica encodes the following:
- a CDS encoding SGNH/GDSL hydrolase family protein, with translation NSSDIKKEFKIFNFGYPGYSSLQGLLFLKKYIAQLKPDCVIVWFGANDRCFAPFYSDKEFYTRNNKNLKITKIHNFLYNNLKFYRLVRNINLNYFRKIVDKSFNNPAERNYTKIRVSRSDFLKNLQEIKEMCLKNNSRVIFIEYCWYINDNLNRYERNNPIKPYIKLYDVYQAGEDKIHNYFLDQVHPSKLGHQLIAQKLSKEIEQLILRK